A genomic window from Chloroflexota bacterium includes:
- a CDS encoding aquaporin, protein MSTPLTRALIAEAVGTYLLVLFGTGVIAAAVITGAQAGLWQVAVVWGFGVTLAIYTTAAISGAHLNPAISLAFAIFRRSEFPYSRMFPYWGAQLLGAVGAGLTVLAVFSPFIERFEQMHGYVRGMPGSQHSAMIFGEYFPDANMIGVDDAARALVSAPMAAAVEGIGTAILALVIFSLADKRNAALPNKGLAPFFIGFTVAVLISVFAPISQAGWNPARDFGPRIVAFFAGWGSIAIPGPSGGFWAYIVGPLIGAPIGAAIHEFLLKPGLPREEQSDPSRNGAADALPEYERATSAQDDKE, encoded by the coding sequence ATGTCCACACCACTAACCCGCGCCCTAATAGCCGAAGCCGTCGGCACATACTTGCTCGTGCTGTTCGGCACCGGCGTGATCGCTGCCGCCGTCATTACCGGCGCGCAGGCAGGGCTGTGGCAGGTTGCCGTCGTCTGGGGATTCGGCGTAACGCTCGCCATCTACACGACAGCCGCCATATCCGGCGCGCACCTCAACCCCGCAATCAGCCTCGCGTTCGCCATATTCCGCCGCAGCGAGTTCCCGTACAGCAGGATGTTCCCATATTGGGGTGCGCAGCTCCTCGGCGCGGTCGGCGCGGGATTGACCGTTCTTGCCGTGTTCTCGCCGTTCATAGAGCGCTTCGAGCAGATGCACGGCTATGTTCGCGGCATGCCGGGCAGCCAGCATTCCGCGATGATATTCGGCGAGTACTTCCCGGACGCGAATATGATAGGCGTGGACGACGCGGCGCGCGCGCTGGTGTCCGCGCCGATGGCAGCCGCAGTTGAAGGCATAGGCACGGCGATACTGGCGCTGGTGATATTCTCGCTTGCTGACAAGCGAAACGCCGCGCTGCCTAACAAGGGACTCGCGCCGTTCTTCATCGGCTTCACAGTCGCCGTGTTGATAAGCGTGTTCGCGCCGATTTCGCAGGCGGGCTGGAATCCGGCGCGCGACTTCGGTCCGCGCATCGTGGCATTCTTCGCCGGCTGGGGCAGCATCGCAATACCCGGTCCATCCGGCGGCTTCTGGGCGTACATCGTCGGCCCGCTTATCGGTGCGCCCATCGGTGCGGCAATCCACGAATTCCTGCTGAAACCCGGTCTGCCGCGCGAAGAGCAATCTGATCCGTCGCGCAACGGCGCCGCTGACGCACTACCGGAATACGAGCGAGCGACAAGCGCACAGGACGACAAGGAATGA
- a CDS encoding zinc ribbon domain-containing protein, with protein sequence MPIYEYRCDVCNHKSSVLWRSFSPPDSIACSACGNGDTHRIISSVALHKTMGSKMSELDSKYDKMLDAADAGNPRADPNYYLSKATPLSEGVPD encoded by the coding sequence ATGCCGATTTACGAGTACAGATGCGACGTCTGCAACCATAAGTCTAGCGTACTATGGCGCAGTTTCTCGCCACCGGACTCTATTGCGTGCTCGGCTTGCGGCAATGGCGATACGCATCGCATAATCTCCAGCGTCGCCCTGCACAAGACGATGGGCTCGAAGATGTCTGAACTTGACTCCAAGTACGACAAGATGCTTGACGCCGCGGACGCCGGCAATCCGCGAGCCGACCCCAACTACTACCTAAGCAAAGCAACCCCGCTGAGCGAAGGTGTGCCAGACTAA
- a CDS encoding 2-oxoacid:ferredoxin oxidoreductase subunit beta: MSVKNPEYDFKWCPGCGDFGVRRALEAAIEQRRLETETPIENNVIVAGIGCSGNMVHLLEGPQPYGLHGIHGRTLPIALGVKMGRPDLNVVVVAGDGDFLSIGGEHIAPQAARNLDVTVVIMDNGVYGLTKGQSSPTTKFNEITSSTPYGKTEAQLNPLALYLTLGVSYIASHVSTKVRDLGTTIADAMNHEGFSIVHVQSPCTTYNNTFQELKGNVRRGIPPLAWDIPEHHDPSDYEAAHEIINQGGVPVGVIYKDSDRPSFQDGIDTINTKSFSRQVENMLDSYAI, translated from the coding sequence ATGAGTGTCAAGAATCCGGAATACGACTTTAAGTGGTGCCCCGGCTGCGGCGACTTCGGCGTTAGGCGCGCCCTAGAAGCCGCTATCGAACAGCGCCGCTTGGAGACAGAAACGCCAATCGAGAATAATGTCATTGTCGCCGGTATCGGCTGCTCCGGCAATATGGTTCACCTGCTCGAAGGTCCGCAGCCGTATGGACTGCACGGGATCCATGGCAGGACGCTGCCCATCGCGCTAGGCGTGAAGATGGGTCGTCCTGACCTCAATGTGGTCGTGGTCGCGGGCGACGGCGACTTCCTGAGCATCGGCGGCGAGCATATCGCACCGCAGGCAGCGCGCAATCTTGATGTAACAGTCGTTATCATGGACAACGGCGTCTATGGTCTGACGAAGGGGCAGAGTTCGCCTACGACGAAGTTCAATGAAATCACCAGCTCCACGCCATACGGCAAGACCGAGGCGCAGCTCAACCCGCTCGCGCTGTATCTCACGCTTGGCGTGTCGTACATCGCATCGCACGTCTCCACAAAGGTGCGCGACTTGGGCACGACGATTGCGGACGCGATGAACCACGAAGGCTTTTCCATCGTGCATGTGCAATCGCCCTGCACCACCTACAACAACACCTTCCAAGAGTTGAAAGGCAACGTACGGCGAGGCATTCCGCCGCTGGCATGGGACATCCCGGAGCATCACGACCCCAGCGACTACGAAGCCGCGCACGAAATCATCAACCAAGGCGGCGTGCCGGTCGGCGTAATCTACAAGGACAGCGACCGCCCGTCCTTCCAAGATGGCATCGACACCATTAACACTAAGTCATTCTCCCGCCAAGTGGAGAACATGCTAGACTCCTACGCCATCTAG